A region of Streptomyces paludis DNA encodes the following proteins:
- a CDS encoding aldo/keto reductase, which yields MKTVALGSQGLTVSAEGLGAMGMSVWYGPRDEREAVATLNRAVDIGVTFIDTAEAYGPFENEKLIGRALGKRRHEITLATKFATEFDDDGTAHGLNGGAAYAHRAVDRSLRHLGTDVIDLYYLHRVDPRVPVEESVGAMAEMVRAGKVRHIGLSEATPDQIRRAHAVHPLTALQSEYSLFSRDVEHNTVLATVRELGIGFVAFSPLGRGFLSGKITRRDDLAPDDARRGLPRFTEENIAANLAVVHKVTELAAAKGVTPTQLTLAWLLAQDVVPIPGTKRRTYLEHNAEAAEIHLGAEDLAAIDAAAPHGIAAGARERPPHT from the coding sequence ATGAAAACCGTGGCACTCGGATCGCAGGGCCTCACCGTCTCCGCCGAGGGGCTGGGCGCGATGGGCATGAGCGTCTGGTACGGCCCGCGCGACGAGCGGGAGGCCGTCGCCACGCTCAACCGGGCCGTGGACATCGGGGTCACCTTCATCGACACGGCCGAGGCGTACGGCCCGTTCGAGAACGAGAAGCTGATCGGCCGCGCCCTCGGCAAACGACGTCACGAGATCACCCTCGCCACGAAGTTCGCCACCGAGTTCGACGACGACGGCACGGCCCACGGGCTCAACGGCGGTGCCGCGTACGCGCACCGCGCGGTGGACCGCTCGCTGCGCCATCTCGGTACGGATGTCATCGACCTCTACTACCTGCACCGCGTCGACCCCCGGGTGCCGGTGGAGGAGAGCGTCGGGGCGATGGCCGAGATGGTCCGGGCCGGGAAGGTCCGCCACATCGGGCTCTCGGAGGCCACCCCCGACCAGATCCGCCGGGCCCACGCGGTCCATCCGCTGACCGCGCTCCAGTCGGAGTATTCGCTGTTCAGCCGGGACGTGGAGCACAACACGGTGCTGGCGACGGTACGGGAACTGGGCATCGGGTTCGTCGCGTTCTCCCCGCTGGGCCGGGGCTTTCTCTCCGGGAAGATCACCCGTCGCGACGACCTCGCCCCGGACGACGCCCGCCGCGGGCTGCCCCGGTTCACCGAGGAGAACATCGCGGCGAACCTGGCGGTCGTCCACAAGGTCACCGAGCTGGCCGCGGCCAAGGGCGTCACCCCGACACAGCTCACGCTGGCCTGGCTGCTGGCCCAGGACGTCGTTCCCATCCCCGGCACCAAGCGGCGCACCTACCTCGAACACAACGCGGAGGCCGCCGAGATCCACCTCGGCGCCGAGGATCTGGCGGCGATCGACGCGGCGGCGCCGCACGGCATCGCGGCGGGCGCCCGGGAGCGCCCGCCGCACACCTGA
- a CDS encoding SCO7460 family lipoprotein → MGRARQRWWPGGAVGGVLVCAVALALGGCGVVSTKSDRQLAEKAAGEHYPGLLDVVAARTLFPAAAGSEITFSLADDPDAAVTLRVDAEAGGCGGEECGARLAEAIAAGRQRAEALRAMRAAFAGCGYEVVGVRPGGGTWTPWVVAEPANATVTRILADLGTCVAAWAPDATGSVSVHIAAPEAAAALPAGNTALPTVLRLSGGELLAALAGRPYYTASYTVRDGRADPRSGRAYLSRPYADGRAFDSTVTEAVGAWLRSVEPSAEPGTASGIWWLKPGTVDRMTGHVTFCDAPRADGRRCAGDHAVALTVDPRGNPVGEPRIIRDVRGPDGTLRLPEEP, encoded by the coding sequence ATGGGGCGTGCACGACAGCGATGGTGGCCGGGCGGCGCGGTCGGCGGGGTGCTGGTGTGCGCGGTCGCGCTGGCGCTCGGCGGCTGCGGCGTGGTCTCCACGAAGAGCGACCGGCAGCTCGCGGAGAAGGCGGCCGGGGAGCACTACCCCGGGCTGCTCGACGTGGTCGCGGCGCGCACCCTGTTCCCGGCGGCGGCCGGGTCCGAGATCACGTTCTCGCTGGCCGACGACCCGGACGCGGCCGTGACGCTGCGGGTCGACGCCGAGGCCGGCGGCTGCGGCGGCGAGGAGTGCGGCGCCCGGCTGGCCGAGGCGATCGCGGCCGGCCGGCAGCGGGCCGAGGCGCTGCGCGCGATGCGGGCCGCGTTCGCCGGGTGCGGGTACGAGGTCGTCGGGGTGCGCCCCGGTGGTGGTACGTGGACCCCCTGGGTGGTCGCGGAGCCGGCCAACGCCACGGTCACCCGGATCCTCGCGGACCTCGGGACATGTGTCGCGGCCTGGGCCCCGGACGCCACCGGGTCGGTCTCCGTGCACATCGCCGCCCCCGAGGCGGCCGCCGCCCTGCCGGCCGGGAACACCGCGCTGCCCACCGTGCTCCGGCTGTCCGGCGGCGAGCTGCTGGCCGCGCTGGCCGGGCGGCCGTACTACACCGCCTCGTACACCGTGCGCGACGGCCGGGCCGATCCCCGCTCCGGGCGTGCCTACCTCAGCAGGCCCTACGCGGACGGCCGGGCGTTCGACAGCACCGTGACGGAGGCGGTCGGTGCCTGGCTGCGCTCCGTCGAGCCGTCGGCCGAGCCGGGCACGGCCTCGGGGATCTGGTGGCTGAAGCCCGGGACCGTCGACCGGATGACCGGTCATGTGACGTTCTGCGACGCGCCCCGGGCGGACGGACGCCGCTGCGCGGGCGATCACGCGGTCGCCCTGACGGTCGATCCGCGGGGGAATCCGGTCGGAGAGCCGCGGATCATCCGCGACGTACGAGGGCCGGACGGGACGCTCCGGCTCCCCGAGGAGCCCTGA
- a CDS encoding NAD(P)H-binding protein has translation MILLTGVTGTVGGLVARRLRTGEPVRLLARDPRRAAALAGPGTEVVGGDFGDATSLSAALTGVRAALLVTADPLAPEHDERFAAAARARGVRHVVKLSARAVAEPDATDLITRWQRSCEEVLRASGIGCTFLRPRSFMSNTLGWARSIRAEGVVRVFDGASANATVDPRDIADAAALSLTGPAPGAPGRAHALTGPAALGAAEQLAVLSDVLNRPLRLEPLDRDQAHRALLARFPAPVADALMESAVRQGTGAKAGVEPDLTRLLGRPATPYRVWARDHARAFGAL, from the coding sequence ATGATCCTGTTGACCGGTGTCACCGGCACCGTCGGAGGGCTGGTGGCGCGGCGGCTGCGCACCGGCGAACCGGTCCGGCTGCTCGCCCGCGACCCCCGTCGAGCCGCGGCCCTCGCGGGTCCCGGGACCGAGGTGGTGGGCGGCGACTTCGGCGATGCCACGAGTCTGTCGGCCGCGCTGACCGGTGTCAGGGCGGCGCTGCTGGTGACGGCCGATCCGCTGGCCCCGGAGCACGACGAGCGGTTCGCCGCCGCGGCGCGCGCCCGGGGCGTGCGCCATGTGGTGAAGCTGTCCGCGCGGGCGGTGGCCGAGCCGGACGCGACCGATCTGATCACCCGCTGGCAGCGGTCCTGCGAGGAGGTGCTGCGGGCGTCGGGGATCGGCTGTACGTTCCTGCGTCCGCGGTCCTTCATGTCCAACACGCTGGGCTGGGCGCGGTCGATCCGCGCGGAGGGGGTCGTGCGGGTCTTCGACGGGGCCTCGGCCAACGCGACCGTGGACCCGCGCGACATCGCGGACGCCGCCGCGCTGTCGCTCACCGGCCCCGCCCCCGGTGCCCCGGGCCGGGCACACGCCCTCACCGGACCGGCCGCCCTGGGCGCCGCCGAGCAGCTCGCCGTCCTCTCCGATGTACTGAACCGCCCGCTGCGTCTGGAGCCCCTGGACCGTGACCAGGCCCACCGGGCCCTGCTCGCCCGCTTCCCGGCTCCGGTGGCGGACGCCCTGATGGAGAGCGCCGTCCGGCAGGGCACCGGCGCGAAGGCGGGCGTGGAACCGGATCTGACGCGCCTTCTGGGCCGCCCGGCGACCCCGTACCGCGTCTGGGCCCGGGACCACGCCCGGGCGTTCGGCGCGCTCTGA
- a CDS encoding type III polyketide synthase encodes MATLCKPAVSVPEHVITMEDTLALARSLHADHPQLPLALRLIENTGVTKRHIVQPIEETLRHPGFEDRNVLYEAEAKARVPEVVRRALDHAELRPADIDMIVYVSCTGFMMPSLTAWMINTMGFPGHTRQLPIAQLGCAAGGAAINRAHDFCRAYPGSNVLIVACEFCSLCYQPTDLGVGSLLSNGLFGDAVAAAVVRGEGGTGITMERNGSHLVPDTTDWIAYSVRATGFHFLLDKRVPTTMEPLAPALRTMADQHGWDATGLDFYIIHAGGPRILDDLSHFLAVPPEAFRFSRGTLTEYGNIASAVVLDAVRRLFDEGAVGDGARGIVAGFGPGITAEMALGRWTSSGGAVSAAMRDRQILTGAGRSPERVS; translated from the coding sequence GTGGCGACTCTGTGTAAACCCGCGGTCTCGGTTCCCGAACATGTGATCACCATGGAGGACACACTCGCTCTCGCCCGCTCGCTCCACGCCGACCACCCGCAACTGCCCCTCGCGCTGCGGCTGATCGAGAACACCGGTGTCACCAAGCGCCATATCGTCCAGCCCATCGAGGAGACGCTCAGACACCCCGGCTTCGAGGACCGGAACGTGCTCTACGAGGCCGAGGCGAAGGCCCGGGTGCCCGAGGTCGTGCGGCGCGCCCTGGACCACGCCGAGCTGCGGCCCGCGGACATCGACATGATCGTGTACGTCTCGTGCACCGGGTTCATGATGCCGTCCCTGACCGCCTGGATGATCAACACGATGGGGTTCCCCGGCCACACCCGCCAGCTGCCGATCGCCCAGCTCGGCTGCGCGGCGGGCGGCGCGGCCATCAACCGGGCGCACGACTTCTGCCGGGCGTACCCCGGCTCGAACGTCCTCATCGTGGCGTGCGAGTTCTGCTCGCTCTGCTACCAGCCCACCGACCTCGGTGTCGGCTCGCTGCTCTCCAACGGACTCTTCGGCGACGCGGTCGCCGCCGCCGTCGTCCGGGGGGAGGGCGGCACGGGCATCACGATGGAGCGCAACGGCTCCCACCTCGTGCCCGACACCACGGACTGGATCGCCTACAGCGTCCGTGCCACCGGCTTCCACTTCCTGCTGGACAAGCGGGTGCCCACCACCATGGAACCGCTGGCGCCCGCCCTGCGCACCATGGCCGACCAGCACGGCTGGGACGCCACCGGGCTCGACTTCTACATCATCCACGCCGGCGGCCCCCGGATCCTCGACGACCTCAGCCACTTCCTCGCGGTGCCGCCCGAGGCGTTCCGCTTCAGCCGCGGCACCCTCACCGAGTACGGCAACATCGCCAGCGCGGTCGTCCTGGACGCGGTGCGCAGGCTCTTCGACGAGGGCGCCGTGGGCGACGGCGCGCGCGGTATCGTCGCCGGCTTCGGCCCCGGGATCACCGCCGAGATGGCGCTGGGACGCTGGACCTCCTCCGGGGGCGCGGTGAGCGCCGCCATGAGGGACCGCCAGATCCTGACCGGCGCGGGCCGCAGCCCGGAACGGGTGAGCTGA
- a CDS encoding cupin domain-containing protein, giving the protein MTQLARPEGLIVPPGGGNTIRTPAQQVTFKVTGEHSRVSSSFEVIVPPGFDVGAHRHVRSEELFYVLDGELDVLAFEPRVRTDDWRHWESESGLTAVRATPGTVIVVPPGCPHAFANRTGQPVKMFFQASPPSDHERYFEELLDILKDGGAPDPAAIADLRVRYDIEQLTPLRHDP; this is encoded by the coding sequence ATGACCCAGCTGGCGCGGCCCGAGGGACTGATCGTCCCCCCGGGCGGGGGCAACACCATCCGCACACCGGCCCAGCAGGTGACCTTCAAGGTCACCGGGGAGCACTCCCGGGTCTCCTCCAGCTTCGAGGTGATCGTGCCGCCGGGCTTCGACGTCGGCGCCCACCGGCATGTGCGCAGCGAGGAGCTGTTCTACGTACTCGACGGCGAACTGGACGTACTGGCCTTCGAACCGAGGGTACGGACCGACGACTGGCGCCACTGGGAGTCCGAGTCCGGCCTGACGGCGGTACGGGCCACCCCCGGCACCGTCATCGTCGTACCGCCGGGCTGTCCGCACGCGTTCGCCAACCGGACCGGACAGCCCGTGAAGATGTTCTTCCAGGCGTCCCCGCCCTCCGACCACGAGCGGTACTTCGAGGAGCTGCTCGACATCCTCAAGGACGGCGGCGCCCCGGACCCGGCGGCGATCGCCGATCTCCGGGTGCGCTACGACATCGAGCAGCTCACCCCGCTGCGCCACGACCCCTGA
- a CDS encoding PrsW family intramembrane metalloprotease, which yields MRPVVAPARPSAYTAVRGSLRRWPVGCLCAVLCLAGCAFVAFEFAAVVRVFPDLALLAFVLLLFTVVVGKAALARVRPFRDPPRAWAWSGVAWGATAATACALVANDGLQSIWAKTAGVGFGSRWGAALTAPLNEELLKFSGVVLIALVARRLIRGPLDGFFLGAFTGLGFQAVENWTYAMNAILAGGGVNGVTEVTQSFTTRVLLTGLGSHWAMSAVAGTGAGVLFAHSDRPVRRRLVPAAACVLTAMGMHALFDAPVLDSAGGLAVKVAVNFLVAVGFCLVLRHRARRRARAFLESAETPIGVELLTRRSRRRALERVAPGHRAVAAARAASYLDIVEERAANGDAPERAPDMNIITK from the coding sequence GTGAGGCCCGTCGTCGCGCCGGCGCGGCCCTCGGCGTACACGGCGGTACGCGGCTCCCTGCGCCGGTGGCCGGTCGGCTGCCTCTGCGCCGTACTGTGCCTGGCGGGCTGCGCCTTCGTCGCCTTCGAGTTCGCGGCCGTCGTCCGGGTCTTCCCCGATCTCGCGTTGCTCGCCTTCGTCCTGCTGCTGTTCACGGTCGTCGTGGGCAAGGCGGCCCTGGCCCGGGTCCGGCCGTTCCGCGATCCGCCGCGCGCCTGGGCGTGGAGCGGGGTCGCCTGGGGAGCCACCGCGGCGACCGCGTGCGCCCTCGTCGCCAACGACGGGCTCCAGTCCATCTGGGCCAAGACCGCCGGAGTGGGCTTCGGCTCCCGCTGGGGAGCGGCGCTCACCGCGCCGCTCAACGAGGAACTCCTCAAGTTCTCCGGCGTCGTCCTGATCGCCCTCGTCGCCCGCCGGCTGATCCGGGGCCCGCTCGACGGGTTCTTCCTCGGCGCGTTCACCGGACTCGGCTTCCAGGCGGTGGAGAACTGGACGTACGCGATGAACGCGATCCTGGCAGGCGGCGGGGTGAACGGTGTCACCGAGGTCACCCAGTCCTTCACCACCCGGGTCCTGCTGACCGGCCTCGGCTCGCACTGGGCGATGAGCGCCGTCGCCGGGACCGGCGCCGGTGTGCTGTTCGCGCACAGCGACCGGCCCGTGCGCCGGCGGCTCGTACCGGCCGCCGCCTGTGTCCTGACGGCCATGGGCATGCACGCGCTGTTCGACGCGCCCGTGCTGGACTCCGCCGGCGGCCTCGCGGTCAAGGTCGCGGTCAACTTCCTTGTCGCCGTGGGCTTCTGCCTGGTCCTGCGCCACCGGGCCCGCCGCCGCGCCCGCGCTTTCCTGGAGTCGGCGGAGACCCCGATCGGCGTCGAACTGCTCACGCGCCGCTCCCGGCGCCGCGCCCTGGAACGGGTGGCGCCGGGCCACCGCGCCGTCGCGGCGGCGCGCGCCGCTTCCTATCTCGACATCGTCGAGGAACGGGCCGCGAACGGCGACGCTCCCGAGCGGGCGCCCGACATGAACATCATTACCAAATGA
- a CDS encoding MDR family MFS transporter translates to MTNRQILQAMSGLMAGMFVAILAGTVVANALPRIIADLNGSQSAFTWVVTSELLAMTATVPLWGKLSDLYNKKLLLQLSLALFIVGSLLAGFSQGVGLLIFSRVVQGIGAGGLTALAQIVMAAIVPPRRLGKYAGIFGAVIAVGTVSGPLIGGVMVDTSWLGWRWCFFIGVPFALAAILLIQRTLRLPTTRREVKIDYLGAFLIVAGVSALLIWTSLAGNNFDWLSWQTFALTLTGVALLGAAVYVEAHVPEPVIPLDIFRNRTVSLTTVASLLVGLAMFGGTVFLSQYFQISLGKSPTVAGLMGLPLILGLLVSSTVAGQLISSTGKWKIYLIVGAVTMTAGLGLLATIDAGTGFTLLSVYMAILGIGVGLLMQNLVLVAQNDVPAAELGAATSVLTFFRSMGGTIGTSVLGAILANRVSAEMSKSLGDAGGAASGGSGGHAVPDMSQLPPAMRDIVEHAYGVATAELFLVAAPIAAFTVLAVVFLKEKPLKTTSGMERLAEEAAEKAAAEDLPVKATPVG, encoded by the coding sequence ATGACCAACCGCCAGATACTCCAGGCGATGTCCGGGCTAATGGCGGGGATGTTCGTCGCCATCCTGGCCGGCACCGTGGTGGCCAACGCCCTGCCCCGGATCATCGCCGACCTCAACGGCAGCCAGTCCGCGTTCACCTGGGTCGTCACCTCCGAGCTGCTCGCCATGACGGCGACCGTGCCCCTGTGGGGCAAGCTCTCCGACCTCTACAACAAGAAGCTGCTGCTCCAGCTCTCGCTGGCCCTGTTCATCGTGGGCTCCCTCCTCGCGGGCTTCTCGCAGGGCGTGGGGCTGCTGATCTTCAGCCGGGTCGTCCAGGGCATCGGCGCGGGCGGGCTGACCGCCCTCGCGCAGATCGTCATGGCGGCCATCGTCCCGCCCCGCAGGCTGGGCAAGTACGCCGGGATCTTCGGAGCCGTCATCGCCGTCGGTACGGTCTCCGGACCGCTCATCGGCGGGGTCATGGTGGACACCTCCTGGCTCGGCTGGCGTTGGTGCTTCTTCATCGGCGTACCGTTCGCGCTGGCCGCGATCCTGCTGATCCAGCGCACCCTGCGGCTGCCCACGACGCGCCGTGAGGTGAAGATCGACTACCTGGGCGCGTTCCTGATCGTCGCGGGCGTCAGCGCGCTGCTCATCTGGACCTCGCTGGCGGGCAACAACTTCGACTGGCTCTCCTGGCAGACGTTCGCCCTGACGCTCACGGGAGTCGCCCTGCTGGGCGCCGCGGTCTACGTGGAGGCCCATGTCCCCGAGCCGGTCATCCCGCTGGACATCTTCCGCAACCGGACGGTCAGCCTCACCACCGTCGCGAGCCTGCTGGTCGGTCTGGCCATGTTCGGCGGCACCGTCTTCCTCTCGCAGTACTTCCAGATCTCGCTCGGCAAGTCCCCCACCGTCGCCGGTCTGATGGGGCTGCCGCTGATCCTCGGGCTGCTGGTCTCCTCGACCGTCGCCGGACAGCTCATCAGCTCCACCGGCAAGTGGAAGATCTATCTGATCGTCGGCGCCGTCACCATGACGGCGGGGCTGGGCCTGCTGGCCACCATCGACGCCGGTACGGGCTTCACCCTGCTCAGCGTCTACATGGCCATCCTCGGTATCGGCGTCGGCCTGCTGATGCAGAACCTGGTCCTCGTGGCGCAGAACGACGTCCCGGCCGCGGAGCTGGGCGCCGCCACCTCCGTCCTGACGTTCTTCCGCAGCATGGGCGGCACGATCGGGACGAGCGTGCTCGGCGCGATCCTGGCCAACCGGGTCTCCGCCGAGATGAGCAAGAGCCTCGGTGACGCGGGCGGCGCGGCCTCCGGCGGCTCCGGCGGGCACGCCGTGCCCGACATGTCGCAGCTGCCCCCGGCGATGCGGGACATCGTGGAGCACGCCTACGGCGTGGCCACGGCCGAACTCTTCCTGGTCGCCGCGCCCATCGCGGCGTTCACGGTGCTCGCGGTGGTCTTCCTCAAGGAGAAGCCCCTCAAGACGACGAGCGGCATGGAGCGGCTCGCCGAGGAAGCGGCGGAGAAGGCCGCCGCCGAGGACCTCCCCGTCAAGGCCACCCCGGTGGGCTGA
- a CDS encoding TetR/AcrR family transcriptional regulator, which yields MQYVNSDGTVPGLRERKKRATRAALAEAAVRLAAEHGAENVTVEAISEAAGVSPRTFFNYFECHDDAFVMLDPEAGQRIRRAVRETPAGPPALAVVRDAMAAELRDVEEQHEIWSLRAKVLQRSPHLLVRGLGLHIAEEVLLAEAIADRLAGGPVPDGRPAERAGSRAGADGRVECGPLESSGLGLYPRLLAAVATTAVRVAVEHSFAQGRPGTFSGIFRRVFDQLAAGLAEPPTGG from the coding sequence CTGCAATACGTGAACAGTGACGGTACGGTCCCGGGGCTACGGGAGCGCAAGAAGCGGGCCACCCGGGCGGCGCTGGCGGAGGCCGCGGTGCGGCTGGCCGCAGAGCACGGCGCCGAGAACGTGACCGTCGAGGCGATCAGCGAGGCGGCCGGTGTCTCGCCGCGTACGTTCTTCAACTACTTCGAGTGCCACGACGACGCGTTCGTCATGCTCGACCCGGAGGCCGGGCAGCGGATACGGCGCGCGGTGCGCGAGACGCCCGCCGGCCCGCCCGCGCTCGCCGTCGTCCGCGACGCCATGGCCGCCGAACTCAGGGATGTGGAGGAGCAGCACGAGATCTGGAGCCTGCGGGCCAAGGTGCTCCAGCGCTCCCCTCATCTGCTGGTGCGCGGCCTGGGGCTGCACATCGCCGAGGAGGTTCTGCTCGCCGAGGCGATCGCCGACCGGCTCGCCGGCGGTCCGGTGCCCGACGGCCGCCCGGCGGAGCGCGCCGGCTCCCGGGCCGGCGCCGACGGCCGCGTCGAGTGCGGCCCGCTCGAATCCTCCGGCCTCGGTCTCTACCCGAGACTGCTCGCCGCCGTCGCCACCACCGCCGTCCGGGTCGCCGTCGAGCACTCGTTCGCCCAGGGGCGGCCCGGCACGTTCTCCGGCATCTTCCGGCGCGTCTTCGACCAGTTGGCCGCCGGCCTCGCGGAACCGCCCACCGGCGGCTGA
- a CDS encoding aldo/keto reductase — protein sequence MEQRGLGRTGRAVSAVGLGTWQLGADWGAVTEPDAFAVLDAAVESGVTFFDTADVYGDGRSERLIGRYLKDRPDAGVYVATKMGRRAEQLPENYVLDNFRAWNDRSRANLGVDTLDLVQLHCPPSSVYSSDEVFDALDTLVAQERIGAYAVSVETCAEALTAITRPGVASVQIILNPFRTKPLEEVLPAARAAGVGIIARVPLASGLLSGTYTGETVFAADDHRAYNRLGEAFDRGETFSGVDYGTGLAAAAEFAGLVAGGATPAQTALRWIIQQPGVSSVIPGARSVAQVRANSAAAGLPPLTAPVLEAVQELYDRRLRASVHPHW from the coding sequence ATGGAGCAGCGTGGTTTGGGCAGAACAGGGCGAGCGGTCTCCGCCGTCGGACTGGGAACGTGGCAGCTCGGCGCGGACTGGGGCGCGGTGACCGAACCGGACGCGTTCGCCGTCCTGGACGCGGCCGTCGAGTCGGGCGTCACCTTCTTCGACACGGCGGACGTGTACGGCGACGGCCGCAGCGAGCGGCTGATCGGCCGCTATCTGAAGGACCGGCCGGACGCCGGGGTGTACGTCGCGACGAAGATGGGCCGGCGCGCCGAGCAGCTCCCCGAGAACTACGTACTGGACAACTTCCGCGCCTGGAACGACCGTTCCCGGGCCAACCTCGGGGTGGACACCCTCGACCTCGTCCAGCTGCACTGCCCGCCCTCGTCCGTCTACTCCTCCGACGAGGTCTTCGACGCGCTCGACACCCTGGTGGCGCAGGAGCGGATCGGGGCCTACGCGGTGAGCGTCGAGACCTGCGCCGAGGCGCTGACGGCGATCACCCGGCCCGGGGTCGCGAGCGTGCAGATCATCCTCAACCCGTTCCGGACGAAGCCGCTCGAAGAGGTGCTGCCGGCGGCCCGGGCCGCCGGGGTCGGCATCATCGCGCGCGTGCCGCTCGCCTCCGGGCTGCTGTCCGGGACGTACACCGGGGAGACGGTCTTCGCCGCGGACGACCACCGCGCGTACAACCGTCTCGGCGAGGCGTTCGACCGGGGGGAGACCTTCTCGGGTGTCGACTACGGGACGGGGCTCGCGGCGGCCGCCGAGTTCGCCGGGCTGGTGGCCGGCGGCGCCACGCCGGCGCAGACCGCGCTGCGCTGGATCATCCAGCAGCCGGGCGTCAGCAGCGTCATCCCCGGCGCGCGCTCCGTCGCCCAGGTCCGCGCCAACAGCGCCGCCGCCGGACTGCCGCCGCTGACCGCGCCGGTGCTGGAGGCCGTACAGGAGCTGTACGACCGGCGGCTGCGGGCCTCGGTCCACCCGCACTGGTAG
- a CDS encoding cold-shock protein — protein MASGTVKWFNSEKGFGFIAQDGGGPDVFAHYSNIAATGYRELTEGQQVNFEVTQGQKGPQAENITPA, from the coding sequence ATGGCCAGCGGAACAGTGAAGTGGTTCAACTCGGAAAAGGGCTTCGGCTTCATCGCCCAGGACGGTGGCGGTCCGGACGTGTTCGCGCACTACTCGAACATCGCGGCCACGGGCTACCGTGAGCTGACGGAGGGCCAGCAGGTCAACTTCGAGGTCACGCAGGGCCAGAAGGGCCCGCAGGCGGAGAACATCACCCCCGCCTGA
- a CDS encoding histidine phosphatase family protein, which produces MGELILIRHGETDWSLSGRHTSYTDLPLTGRGESEARSLAPLLAERRIGLALVSPLARARRTAELAGLDRQRITPGLHEWNYGGYEGVTTAEIHRTRPGWNLWTDGVTPGRPEQPGENPEEVGRRADRVLDEALEALRSADDDVALVSHGHFLRVLTARYLGLAPAAGALFQLATGTLSRLGTEHDRPVITGWNLGPV; this is translated from the coding sequence ATGGGTGAGTTGATCTTGATCAGGCACGGTGAGACCGACTGGTCCCTGTCCGGCCGGCACACCAGCTACACCGATCTGCCGCTGACCGGGCGCGGCGAGAGCGAGGCCCGCTCGCTGGCTCCGCTGCTGGCGGAACGCCGTATCGGTCTCGCGCTGGTCAGCCCGCTGGCCCGGGCCCGGCGCACCGCCGAGCTGGCCGGTCTCGACCGGCAGCGGATCACTCCCGGGCTGCACGAGTGGAACTACGGCGGCTACGAGGGCGTCACGACGGCCGAGATCCACCGCACGCGCCCCGGCTGGAACCTGTGGACCGACGGGGTCACCCCCGGCCGCCCCGAGCAGCCGGGCGAGAACCCCGAGGAGGTGGGCCGGCGCGCCGACCGGGTGCTCGACGAGGCACTGGAGGCGCTGCGCTCCGCGGACGACGATGTCGCGCTCGTCTCGCACGGCCACTTCCTGCGGGTGCTCACCGCGCGCTATCTGGGGCTCGCGCCGGCCGCCGGGGCGCTGTTCCAGCTCGCCACCGGCACGCTGTCCCGGCTCGGCACGGAGCACGACCGTCCGGTGATCACTGGCTGGAACCTAGGGCCTGTCTGA
- a CDS encoding type B 50S ribosomal protein L31: MKPRIHPVSRPVVYRDRAAGTAFLTRSTADAAERVEWEDGNTYPVIDVEISSASHPFYTGKGRVVDTAGRVERFERRYGKHDS; encoded by the coding sequence GTGAAGCCTCGTATCCACCCCGTCTCCCGTCCGGTCGTCTACCGCGACCGCGCGGCGGGCACCGCCTTCCTGACCCGCTCGACCGCCGACGCGGCGGAGCGCGTGGAGTGGGAGGACGGGAACACGTACCCGGTCATCGATGTGGAGATCTCTTCCGCGAGTCACCCCTTCTACACCGGCAAGGGACGCGTGGTGGACACCGCGGGGCGGGTGGAGCGGTTCGAGCGGCGTTACGGGAAGCACGACAGCTGA
- a CDS encoding MarR family winged helix-turn-helix transcriptional regulator: MTAADTAPTGLAQGWCALSLLHSRIEGHIERALQARHDLSVREYSLLNVLSRQHDGDGGHLQMKQVADAVVLSQSATTRLVTRLEDRGLLARYLCPTDRRGIYTEVSEAGRELLALARPTNDTALREALDAAARIPELAPLVRTVEAGPGPDATPA, translated from the coding sequence ATGACCGCCGCGGACACCGCGCCCACCGGACTCGCCCAGGGCTGGTGCGCGCTCTCGCTGCTGCACAGCAGGATCGAAGGACACATAGAGCGCGCGCTCCAGGCCCGGCACGACCTCAGCGTCCGCGAGTACTCGCTGCTCAACGTCCTCAGCCGGCAGCACGACGGCGACGGCGGCCATCTCCAGATGAAGCAGGTCGCCGACGCCGTCGTGCTCAGCCAGAGCGCCACCACCCGCCTGGTCACCCGGCTGGAGGACCGCGGCCTGCTCGCCCGGTACCTGTGCCCGACCGACCGGCGCGGGATCTACACCGAGGTCAGCGAGGCGGGCCGGGAGCTGCTCGCGCTCGCGCGGCCGACGAACGACACGGCGCTGCGCGAGGCCCTGGACGCGGCGGCACGGATCCCCGAGCTGGCGCCGCTGGTCAGGACCGTGGAGGCGGGCCCGGGTCCGGACGCCACTCCGGCCTGA